Genomic window (Penaeus vannamei isolate JL-2024 unplaced genomic scaffold, ASM4276789v1 unanchor916, whole genome shotgun sequence):
CTGCACAGTGCCGACTTGTTTGACTTATCTTTGATTCGAGAAAGGCCGTATCTCAGTCTGCTTGTGAAAACTTAGAAAATATTTGGTATCTGTTCCAGGCTTGGTGGATATCAATTATTGATAAATAATAGTTTTCCCTCAAATCATGGCGTTAAAGAAAACGAATTTCATTGTGTTtacagaaaatatatttttttgggggggtgactTTACTATATTAGCTTTCTCTTGCATAAAACAGCgattatatattatgataacTATGCTATTCGCGACATACTAGGACAGTAATAAGGCTTCAGTTATGAACAAGTGTAATGCAGTTTCCTTTATAGTctgtcttaatatatatatattttatatttttgaaaatatcAGCAAATTGAATGAGATATATTCAACACATTTAAAATAAAGTTACAGATTGCATAGCAGGACGAAATAACATACTTTTGATATTAGTTATGCTGATAAGATCCTTAGAACATTCTCCATGCGAGGGTGATTAAATCTCAATTATAATCACAAATCTTTTATTGTAACAAATAACAACCTGCTGAATCAGCAGAGACAAGACACACAATAACTGGAATGTATTGGGTAAATAAGGCTTATGAAACTAACTTCAGTCATGATATGCCCGCAACAGCGTAATTCAACTTAATAATATGCAAAATATAGAATAGTTTTCCCGGGGTCTCTCTGCTTCTTCGAGTCAGTTCTTGAAGTTTAAGACGCCCTGAAAAAGGTTCCATACAAGTGTACACATGTGGTTgagtttcccattttttttttcttccgttttctttgttcgTCAACACGCGAAAATgagctcttgttttgtttttgtttggtgtgtATTTTATCTTTCGTGTATGTgttttgacttttcttttttttcagctcGTTTTAAACCACTAAAATgagctttttatttttcatttttttattcattgtttgtgcatgtgttttgaCTTTATTTTAACTTTTTGTGGTTTTTCTTCAGCTCATTTCCGCGCCGTCCCTTTCCCGACCTCGACGCCCCCTCAGCCGAGCCTCCTCCTGCTGGCGCACCGCCCCCGTATGCACTCTACGTTGATGGGGTCGTACACGTGGCCTGGAGGACAGCGCCACGAGTACATCTGCCACTCGCCGTCCTCGATCACGCACTCGTGGAAGGCGTAGCACAGCTGGTAGTCAGGGACCAGGCCCGCCTCGAAGCacacggggtgggggggaggcagcGCCGGCGTGCCCTGCGACAGCGTCTGGATGGCCGCCTCCACCTCCGGCGACGCCACCTGCTCGCCCTCCCTCACGAGCGGCGGGCTGCTGAACACCCTGCTGGGCTGGCTGCTGGGAACGCTCGGGCTCGGCCTCTGCGGCGCCaggaactcctcctcctcctcttcttccgggAAGAACGGCGGCTGCGTCTCGAACTGCTCTGGGTCTGGCTGCGGCGCCAGGAACGCCTGCGGGTCTTGGTCCTGCGGGAACGGCTGCGTCTCTTCGTACTGGTCGGCCTCCTGGAACGCTGGCGCTTCGGGTCGGGTCTGGAatagctgctctctctcttcttggaaTCGCTGCGGAGGTTGGAATTGCTGCTGGCCTTGGCCCTGGAACTGCTGTGGAGGTCTGAACTGCCCTTGGCTCTGGAATGGGCGAGTGTCTTCGAACCTATCCTCCTGTGGCCGCCCTTGGTCCAGGAATGGGCGAGTTTCTTCAAACCGATTGCGATCCTGCTGTGGAGGTCGGAACTGACCTTGGTTCTGGAATGGGCGAGCCTCTTCGAACCTATCCCGATCCTGGAATGCTACCTGGGGACGTCCTTGATCCTGGAATGCTACCTGGGGGCGTCCTTGATCCTGGAATGCTACCTGGGGGCGTCCTTGATCCTGGAATGCTGCCTGAGGGCGTCCTTGGTCCTGGAACTGGAATCCTTGGTTCTGGAATCCCTCAGCCCCCTGCGAGAACCGCTGGTCGACATTCCGATTCTGGTCCGCCGCCTCCGACACGAGCACACGGTCCTGGAACCGGCCCGGAGCGGTTCCCCGGACCTGATGAGGTCTGGGCACGGGTCCGGGGGCGAAGAACTGCGCCTCGCCTCGCCGCTGCTGGAACAGAGACTGGTCCTCCTTCCGGCTCTGCCCTCGCGACACGTCCTCCTCCGAGTCGACCCGGTGCGGCATCGGCCTCCTTCGCCGCGTGGGGGAGCCCCCCTGGCCCCCCCTGCGGCGcgtcgaggaggggaagggcctcTCCGTCTCGGGAGCGAACGTGGTCACGAACTCCTCGTCAACGTCGCGGAGACCCAGCGTCGTcgttacctccacctcctcctcgtccttaacCACCGGCTGGAGACAGATCGTAAGATTAGGTAAATTCTCTTTTACGTGTGTGGATTATTCCTAAGACGATAAAAAGTTTCAAAAATCATTGGACAATATATAAGAACTTATGACATGTCTCACGTTATATCCCAGAATATGTCAAATACTACAACACATACTTAGTGTCAGGCGTTTCATCTGCACACCTCTGATTAGTGCAGGTCGCCATGCAGTCGGCATAACATTCAGTCCTTGTTAGTTAGTCGACGAGACAAGCAATGAACGGATCTTTCTACAGTGTTGTTAGTAATCTTTCTTTGTTACATGAGGCCACTCCAAAGACGAGGCTTTTTCAGCAATTTATTTCTTATACATGCCAAACTATCTGAGATCTGATGACAAGCTACATAGTTCGTGATTTTTATATACACGTTCATTAATTTTCCTATCACAGCAAATCAACGCTATACACTATTTCATGCAAACACTAGATAATCACAAAATTGTGGGGAAATTTGATTCATATACAGCATCTTGCAATTGAGAGAATATTATTTGTTAGTCGGGAAAGACAGATATGAGTTCAAacaagaaatgaaggagggagagttttCATTTGTCttcaggaaaata
Coding sequences:
- the LOC138861117 gene encoding transcription factor SPT20 homolog isoform X2 — protein: MPHRVDSEEDVSRGQSRKEDQSLFQQRRGEAQFFAPGPVPRPHQVRGTAPGRFQDRVLVSEAADQNRNVDQRFSQGAEGFQNQGFQFQDQGRPQAAFQDQGRPQVAFQDQGRPQVAFQDQGRPQVAFQDRDRFEEARPFQNQGQFRPPQQDRNRFEETRPFLDQGRPQEDRFEDTRPFQSQGQFRPPQQFQGQGQQQFQPPQRFQEEREQLFQTRPEAPAFQEADQYEETQPFPQDQDPQAFLAPQPDPEQFETQPPFFPEEEEEEEFLAPQRPSPSVPSSQPSRVFSSPPLVREGEQVASPEVEAAIQTLSQGTPALPPPHPVCFEAGLVPDYQLCYAFHECVIEDGEWQMYSWRCPPGHVYDPINVECIRGRCASRRRLG
- the LOC138861117 gene encoding uncharacterized protein isoform X1: MLLPPYSSSFSTSLFRSYIISSSFIIVLLFPLSFSYITSSSFIIVLHFPLSQSWKYSLILLPPHSSSFSTSFFRSRGDVLLYYFLLNHHRSPLPSFVLIYYFLLIHHHSPRPSFAVAEIFSYITSSSFIIVLLFPLPFSYITSSSFIIVLLFPLSFSYITSSSFIIVLHFPLSQSRKYSLILLPPHSSPFSTSLFRSRGNILLHYFLPIYHHSPPPSFAVVEMFFLNDNDEYLEVELGPWGQHLLLLLKGARNAIKHSMPLDYLAQVPASTDGKWKGSALIPPEYFPPNVSRVNAYAIHGTDKARVYESLFPAPENDPDFPQPDFHRLELFKPIDFQFQVPNNSEYSQLWQDAMASGGSSSTGISPVVKDEEEVEVTTTLGLRDVDEEFVTTFAPETERPFPSSTRRRGGQGGSPTRRRRPMPHRVDSEEDVSRGQSRKEDQSLFQQRRGEAQFFAPGPVPRPHQVRGTAPGRFQDRVLVSEAADQNRNVDQRFSQGAEGFQNQGFQFQDQGRPQAAFQDQGRPQVAFQDQGRPQVAFQDQGRPQVAFQDRDRFEEARPFQNQGQFRPPQQDRNRFEETRPFLDQGRPQEDRFEDTRPFQSQGQFRPPQQFQGQGQQQFQPPQRFQEEREQLFQTRPEAPAFQEADQYEETQPFPQDQDPQAFLAPQPDPEQFETQPPFFPEEEEEEEFLAPQRPSPSVPSSQPSRVFSSPPLVREGEQVASPEVEAAIQTLSQGTPALPPPHPVCFEAGLVPDYQLCYAFHECVIEDGEWQMYSWRCPPGHVYDPINVECIRGRCASRRRLG